From Vicinamibacteria bacterium, one genomic window encodes:
- a CDS encoding gluconate 2-dehydrogenase subunit 3 family protein, with product MKTLGTAALVSLAPRELLAAARALHAQIDGERHVFKSLDVEQSELVAVVAELIIPETDTPGARAARVDAFIDLMLTEWFADEERHRFLQGLARLANQDFLRKDEAQRVAILRALEEEALAAPEPPPEAPADAPFFSVMKWLTLYGYFTSKVAMERELDPVLFHGTYEGCAPLRR from the coding sequence TTGAAGACGCTGGGTACGGCGGCACTGGTGAGCCTCGCTCCCCGTGAGCTCCTCGCCGCGGCGCGAGCACTTCACGCTCAGATCGACGGCGAGCGACACGTGTTCAAGAGCCTCGACGTCGAACAGAGTGAGCTCGTCGCGGTCGTCGCCGAGCTGATCATTCCCGAGACGGACACACCCGGAGCGCGCGCGGCACGGGTGGACGCGTTCATCGACCTCATGTTGACCGAGTGGTTCGCCGACGAGGAACGCCACCGATTCCTGCAGGGACTCGCGCGACTGGCCAACCAGGACTTCCTGCGGAAGGACGAGGCGCAACGGGTCGCGATCCTGAGGGCGCTCGAGGAAGAGGCGCTCGCGGCTCCTGAGCCCCCTCCCGAAGCTCCCGCCGATGCGCCGTTCTTTTCGGTGATGAAGTGGTTGACGCTCTACGGCTACTTCACGTCCAAAGTCGCGATGGAACGGGAGCTCGATCCCGTCCTCTTCCACGGTACTTATGAGGGCTGCGCCCCTCTCCGGAGGTGA
- a CDS encoding GMC family oxidoreductase, giving the protein MQRVYDAIVVGSGITGGWAAKELTEKGLETLVLEAGGPIDPDRDYVEHVPPWQQRFRGLRDRARQSRDQPIQKNCYACDEWSSRFFVNDRENPYTFAQDKPFHWIRGRQVGGRSILWARQTYRWSDLDFEANAKEGIGVDWPIRYRDIEPWYDYVEEFAGISGQAEGLPHLPDGKFLPPMQLNCAEKVVREALVGKFADERMLTIGRCAVLTKEHKGRAPCHYCGPCERGCITRSYFSSLNATLPAARATGRLTLRPHSVVHSLVYDEGLDRITGVRLIDGRTHEAFEVQGRLVFLCASALESTRILLNSRTARFSEGLANSSGTLGRFLMDHVMGGGAEGTIPGHEDRVPYGQRPNGLYVPRFRNVKTKSPFLRGYGFQGGGFRERWERGLEMPGFGASFKHALRSYGPWKLRLYGFGEGLPHAENRVSLDPEVVDRWGIPALKVDARWGENERALLKDMALTAAEMLEVAGARNIETFVEDNPPGLTIHEMGTARMGRDPKTSVLNGFNQSHDVPNLFVTDGACMTSSSCVNPSITYMALTARACDYAVKQMDQGHI; this is encoded by the coding sequence GTGCAGAGAGTCTATGATGCCATCGTCGTCGGCTCGGGAATCACCGGCGGGTGGGCCGCGAAGGAGCTGACCGAAAAAGGACTAGAGACTCTCGTTCTCGAGGCGGGAGGGCCGATCGATCCCGACCGAGACTACGTCGAGCACGTCCCACCCTGGCAGCAGCGATTTCGCGGGCTTCGCGACCGGGCGCGGCAATCACGAGATCAGCCGATACAGAAGAACTGCTACGCGTGCGACGAGTGGTCGAGTCGCTTCTTCGTGAACGATCGCGAGAACCCGTACACCTTCGCGCAAGACAAACCCTTCCACTGGATTCGCGGTCGGCAGGTGGGTGGGCGCTCGATCCTGTGGGCCCGCCAGACGTACCGCTGGAGCGATCTCGACTTCGAGGCGAACGCCAAGGAAGGAATCGGCGTGGACTGGCCGATTCGCTACCGCGACATCGAGCCCTGGTACGACTACGTCGAGGAGTTCGCCGGCATCAGTGGGCAAGCCGAAGGTCTGCCCCACCTTCCCGATGGGAAGTTTCTCCCTCCGATGCAGCTGAACTGTGCCGAAAAAGTGGTCAGAGAGGCGCTCGTAGGGAAGTTTGCCGACGAGCGAATGCTGACCATCGGACGTTGCGCCGTGCTCACCAAAGAGCACAAGGGGCGAGCGCCGTGCCACTACTGCGGGCCGTGCGAACGCGGGTGCATCACGCGATCGTACTTCTCGAGCCTGAACGCGACTCTCCCGGCTGCCAGGGCAACGGGCCGGCTCACCCTCAGGCCGCACAGCGTGGTTCACAGCCTCGTCTACGACGAAGGACTCGATCGGATCACCGGCGTTCGCCTCATCGATGGCCGAACTCACGAGGCTTTCGAGGTGCAGGGGCGTCTCGTCTTCCTCTGCGCGTCGGCGCTCGAGTCGACGCGCATCCTGCTCAACTCGAGGACGGCGCGCTTCTCGGAGGGCCTCGCCAATTCCAGCGGGACTCTCGGCCGTTTCCTGATGGATCACGTGATGGGTGGAGGGGCGGAGGGAACGATTCCGGGCCACGAGGACCGTGTTCCCTATGGGCAACGGCCGAACGGCCTCTACGTGCCACGATTCCGCAACGTCAAGACGAAATCGCCGTTCCTGAGGGGCTACGGCTTTCAGGGTGGCGGGTTTCGCGAGCGGTGGGAGCGTGGGCTCGAGATGCCTGGCTTTGGAGCCAGTTTCAAGCACGCTCTTCGGAGCTACGGCCCGTGGAAGCTGCGGCTCTACGGCTTCGGCGAGGGCCTTCCGCATGCCGAGAATCGCGTCAGCCTCGACCCCGAGGTGGTGGATCGCTGGGGCATTCCCGCATTGAAGGTCGACGCGCGCTGGGGCGAGAACGAGCGGGCACTCCTGAAGGACATGGCGCTGACCGCGGCGGAGATGCTCGAGGTCGCGGGAGCGAGGAACATCGAGACTTTCGTCGAGGACAACCCACCGGGCCTCACGATTCACGAGATGGGCACGGCGCGCATGGGCCGCGATCCGAAGACGTCCGTCTTGAACGGCTTCAACCAGTCCCACGACGTCCCGAATCTCTTCGTCACCGACGGAGCCTGCATGACGTCGTCTTCGTGCGTCAATCCATCCATTACCTATATGGCCCTTACCGCCCGCGCGTGCGATTACGCGGTGAAGCAAATGGATCAGGGACACATTTGA
- a CDS encoding PQQ-binding-like beta-propeller repeat protein, protein MSRLLFLVLLSTATSSGAQQWSHYGADAAATRYAPHDQIHAGNVENLEVAWIFRTDNFGPEPEIKGETTPIFIDGVLYATAGLTRSTVAIDAGSGELLWMYRLGEGERGAKAPRRFSGRGVAYWNDGDKDRRIYFVTIGYQLVALDASEGHPIGAFGVDGVVDLMRDVAGGVDPVGAIGSSSPPVIVGDVVIVGPAFHPGFRPPSQANSRGDVSGYDVRTGRRLWTFRTIPAPGEYGHETWEDGSWEYTGNAGVWAPFSADRERGYVYLPVEAPTSDFYGGHRPGDNLFSSSLVCLDARTGERVWHYQLTHHDIWDWDVPTAPILMDLVVGGRRIPAVVQLTKQSFAFVFDRVTGEPVWPIEERAVPGSDVPGERTAPTQPIPTKPPPFDRQGVSVDDLIDFTPELRAQAVEIVSSFRLGPLYQPPSLAEAPDGTRGTLMLPGAAGGAAWEAGAFDPETSILYVSSSTSPTLLSLVADPERSELRYIAGEMRVSGPRGLPLVKPPYGRITAIDLSTGEHRWMQPNGDTPAWIRDHPSLEGVDVGRTGSPSRAGILVTKTLVLAGEGWGGGRGLYAYEKRTGEVLARIELPGVQTGVPMSYLHEGRQYVVVSVGDPATKTPAQLVALALSRSD, encoded by the coding sequence TTGAGCCGTCTGCTGTTCTTGGTTCTGCTCTCGACGGCGACGTCCTCAGGGGCCCAGCAGTGGTCTCATTACGGGGCCGATGCCGCCGCAACGCGTTACGCGCCGCACGACCAGATTCACGCCGGGAACGTGGAGAATCTGGAGGTCGCCTGGATCTTCCGTACCGATAACTTCGGCCCCGAGCCCGAGATCAAGGGCGAGACGACGCCCATCTTCATCGACGGGGTTCTCTATGCGACCGCGGGGCTGACGCGCAGCACCGTGGCCATCGACGCGGGAAGCGGTGAGCTCTTGTGGATGTACCGCCTGGGCGAAGGCGAAAGAGGTGCCAAAGCACCACGAAGGTTCTCGGGACGTGGCGTCGCCTACTGGAACGACGGCGACAAAGACCGACGAATCTACTTCGTCACCATCGGCTACCAGCTCGTCGCCCTCGATGCGAGTGAGGGCCATCCCATCGGAGCTTTCGGCGTGGACGGTGTCGTCGACCTCATGCGCGACGTCGCCGGCGGCGTCGATCCGGTGGGTGCCATCGGATCGAGCTCTCCGCCCGTGATTGTGGGAGACGTCGTCATCGTTGGGCCGGCTTTCCACCCGGGCTTCCGCCCACCCAGCCAGGCCAACTCGCGAGGGGATGTGAGCGGTTACGACGTTCGTACCGGAAGGAGGCTCTGGACGTTTCGCACGATACCTGCGCCAGGAGAGTACGGCCACGAGACCTGGGAAGACGGATCGTGGGAGTACACGGGTAACGCTGGCGTTTGGGCGCCGTTCTCGGCGGATCGCGAGCGCGGTTACGTCTACTTGCCCGTCGAAGCGCCGACGAGCGATTTCTACGGAGGGCACCGTCCCGGAGACAATCTGTTCTCGTCCAGCCTCGTCTGCCTCGACGCCCGGACGGGCGAGCGCGTTTGGCACTATCAGCTCACGCATCACGACATCTGGGATTGGGACGTTCCGACCGCGCCCATCCTGATGGACCTCGTCGTCGGGGGACGTCGAATTCCCGCGGTCGTCCAGCTCACGAAGCAGTCCTTCGCATTCGTGTTCGACCGGGTAACGGGTGAGCCGGTCTGGCCCATCGAAGAGCGTGCCGTACCCGGAAGCGACGTCCCGGGAGAACGAACGGCGCCGACGCAGCCGATCCCAACGAAACCGCCACCCTTCGACCGGCAAGGGGTGAGTGTGGACGATCTCATCGACTTCACTCCCGAGCTTCGTGCCCAGGCGGTCGAGATCGTGAGCTCGTTCCGCCTGGGGCCGCTCTATCAGCCACCTTCGCTCGCCGAAGCACCCGACGGGACCCGGGGAACGCTCATGCTTCCCGGTGCGGCTGGCGGCGCCGCCTGGGAAGCGGGCGCCTTCGATCCGGAGACGTCGATCCTCTACGTGAGCTCGTCAACGAGTCCGACTCTGCTGTCGCTCGTCGCCGATCCCGAACGCTCGGAGCTTCGCTACATCGCGGGCGAGATGCGCGTTTCGGGCCCCCGGGGGCTGCCGCTCGTCAAGCCGCCGTACGGACGCATCACCGCCATCGATTTGAGCACGGGGGAGCACCGGTGGATGCAACCGAACGGTGACACGCCGGCGTGGATTCGTGATCATCCCTCGCTCGAAGGCGTCGACGTCGGGCGCACGGGCTCGCCGTCACGCGCGGGAATCCTGGTGACGAAGACGCTCGTGCTTGCCGGCGAGGGATGGGGCGGAGGACGAGGCCTCTACGCTTACGAAAAGAGAACGGGCGAAGTGCTAGCTCGCATCGAGCTTCCGGGCGTTCAGACGGGCGTTCCCATGAGCTATCTCCACGAGGGCCGGCAATACGTGGTCGTGAGTGTCGGCGACCCGGCTACCAAGACTCCGGCACAGCTCGTTGCCCTGGCCTTGTCCCGCTCCGATTAG